The proteins below come from a single Microtus ochrogaster isolate Prairie Vole_2 chromosome 8, MicOch1.0, whole genome shotgun sequence genomic window:
- the Eri2 gene encoding ERI1 exoribonuclease 2 isoform X1 produces MATKRLARRLGLIRRKSVAPASENPGRSRFKQVYDYLIVIDFESTCWKDGKQHRSPEIIEFPAVLLSTATGEIESEFHAYVQPQEHPVLSEFCTELTGIKQVQVDEGVPLKICLSQFCKWIQRIQQQKKIIFAPGDSEPSPSEVKLCAFVTWSDWDLGVCLEYECRRKQLLKPGFLNSWIDLRATYKLFYKRKPKGLNGALQEVGIEFSGREHSGLDDSRNTALLAWKMIRDGCLMKITRSLNKVLTKRNPKILVRNLGTDQAEETSACNTSIQGPSVHQKEPKSTVNTQENVQMNLVCVNSSIKDQLQLKSKSGLHNIKCGLTSSTSKPSTSVKQLCSPTLNPPLFMQNQRISEQFAPNDTSRSSALNSNLVLVSTTIPSVNVVSDGEVSSTVDCLPMLTEWEDVVLLPASQAEQDKDCVPHVRNTNVETSFNSGERSIVLEEPETLSYENFDDLKETPQNFETPKSIVYKSPHSTVYNVKEAKHPSSDASAFKLPEYKPFTINSLNANASHPSVLRKQPLLLGGTKRNSSSPPAFPRAKKQTFTIHDEKSASSTCSPGTSSRKVLSSVLTSTVNLQEPWESGKMTPPLCKCGRRSKRLVVSNNGPNHGKAFYCCPVGKFQEDRKCCSYFKWEQTLQKERANSRALSRSSGLTFSSPDTSHIHDRNLSFPIKNSLRLRPSMRN; encoded by the exons ATGGCGACCAAGCGGCTGGCACG gCGGCTTGGATTAATTAGGAGAAAGTCAGTTGCCCCAGCAAGTGAGAATCCAGGAAGAAGCAGATTCA AACAGGTATATGACTACTTAATTGTCATTGATTTTGAGTCCACATGCTGGAAAGATGGGAAACAGCACAGGAGTCCTGAAATAA TTGAATTTCCAGCAGTTTTGTTAAGTACGGCAACTGGAGAGATTGAATCTGAGTTCCATGCTTATGTTCAGCCTCAGGAGCATCCAGTTCTTTCTGAATTTTGCACAGAACTGACAGGGATAAAGCAG GTTCAAGTTGATGAAGGAGTCCCTCTGAAGATTTGCTTATCTCAGTTCTGTAAATGGATTCAAAGGATtcagcagcagaagaaaatcatttttgctCCTGGGGATTCGGAGCCTTCTCCTTCTGAAGTAAAATTGTGTGCTTTTGTTACCTGGTCAG ACTGGGACTTGGGGGTTTGCCTAGAATATGAGTGTAGAAGAAAGCAGCTGCTAAAACCCGGGTTCCTGAATTCTTGGATTGATCTCAGAGCAACTTATAAG cTTTTTTATAAGCGAAAACCCAAAGGACTAAATGGTGCGTTGCAGGAAGTGGGAATAGAATTTTCAGGACGAGAACATTCTG GCTTAGATGATTCTCGGAACACTGCTCTTCTTGCTTGGAAAATGATCAGGGATGGTTGCTTAATGAAAATTACCAGGTCCTTGAACAAG GTTCTCACTAAGAGGAATCCCAAGATTTTGGTCAGAAATTTGGGCACAGATCAAGCTGAAGAAACATCTGCCTGCAACACTAGCATCCAGGGTCCCAGTGTACATCAAAAGGAGCCCAAAAGTACAGTAAATACCCAGGAAAATGTTCAAATGAATTTAGTTTGTGTGAATTCCTCTATAAAGGACCAGTTACAGCTAAAGTCCAAATCAGGTCTTCACAATATCAAATGTGGCTTAACTTCTTCCACTTCTAAGCCCTCGACTTCTGTGAAACAACTGTGTTCTCCCACCTTGAATCCACCTCTCTTTATGCAGAATCAAAGAATAAGTGAACAGTTTGCACCGAATGACACTTCAAGGTCCTCAGCACTTAACTCCAACTTGGTACTTGTGTCTACGACCATTCCATCTGTTAATGTTGTTTCTGATGGAGAAGTGAGTTCTACTGTTGACTGTTTACCTATGTTGACTGAGTGGGAAGATGTAGTTTTACTGCCAGCATCTCAGGCTGAACAAGATAAAGATTGTGTGCCTCATGTTAGGAACACAAATGTAGAGACTTCATTTAATTCTGGAGAGAGATCAATAGTTTTAGAAGAACCAGAAACCCTTAGTTATGAAAACTTTGACGATCTCAAGGAAACTCCTCAAAACTTTGAGACACCTAAGTCTATTGTGTATAAGAGTCCTCACAGTACAGTCTATAATGTAAAAGAAGCCAAACATCCAAGTTCAGATGCTTCTGCTTTTAAATTGCCCGAATACAAACCATTTACCATCAACAGTCTTAATGCCAATGCCTCACATCCTTCGGTTTTGAGGAAACAACCTCTTCTTTTAGGTGGTACTAAAAGGAATTCATCTAGTCCCCCAGCTTTCCCACGAGCCAAAAAGCAGACCTTCACTATTCATGATGAAAAGTCTGCATCATCTACGTGCTCCCCAGGAACTTCTTCCCGGAAAGTTCTTTCCTCTGTATTGACATCCACAGTTAACCTACAAGAGCCTTGGGAGAGCGGGAAGATGACACCTCCCTTATGCAAGTGTGGCAGAAGGTCTAAGCGGCTTGTTGTTTCCAATAATGGGCCAAACCATGGGAAAGCCTTCTACTGTTGCCCTGTTGGGAAGttccaagaagacagaaaatgctgCAGTTATTTTAAATGGGAACAAACACTTCAAAAGGAAAGAGCCAATAGCAGAGCTCTGTCTCGTTCCTCAGGACTCACTTTTAGCTCTCCAGACACAAGTCATATTCATGATAGAAATTTAAGTTTTCCTATTAAAAATTCTTTACGACTCAGACCTTCAATGAGAAATTGA
- the Eri2 gene encoding ERI1 exoribonuclease 2 isoform X2, with the protein MIRDGCLMKITRSLNKVLTKRNPKILVRNLGTDQAEETSACNTSIQGPSVHQKEPKSTVNTQENVQMNLVCVNSSIKDQLQLKSKSGLHNIKCGLTSSTSKPSTSVKQLCSPTLNPPLFMQNQRISEQFAPNDTSRSSALNSNLVLVSTTIPSVNVVSDGEVSSTVDCLPMLTEWEDVVLLPASQAEQDKDCVPHVRNTNVETSFNSGERSIVLEEPETLSYENFDDLKETPQNFETPKSIVYKSPHSTVYNVKEAKHPSSDASAFKLPEYKPFTINSLNANASHPSVLRKQPLLLGGTKRNSSSPPAFPRAKKQTFTIHDEKSASSTCSPGTSSRKVLSSVLTSTVNLQEPWESGKMTPPLCKCGRRSKRLVVSNNGPNHGKAFYCCPVGKFQEDRKCCSYFKWEQTLQKERANSRALSRSSGLTFSSPDTSHIHDRNLSFPIKNSLRLRPSMRN; encoded by the exons ATGATCAGGGATGGTTGCTTAATGAAAATTACCAGGTCCTTGAACAAG GTTCTCACTAAGAGGAATCCCAAGATTTTGGTCAGAAATTTGGGCACAGATCAAGCTGAAGAAACATCTGCCTGCAACACTAGCATCCAGGGTCCCAGTGTACATCAAAAGGAGCCCAAAAGTACAGTAAATACCCAGGAAAATGTTCAAATGAATTTAGTTTGTGTGAATTCCTCTATAAAGGACCAGTTACAGCTAAAGTCCAAATCAGGTCTTCACAATATCAAATGTGGCTTAACTTCTTCCACTTCTAAGCCCTCGACTTCTGTGAAACAACTGTGTTCTCCCACCTTGAATCCACCTCTCTTTATGCAGAATCAAAGAATAAGTGAACAGTTTGCACCGAATGACACTTCAAGGTCCTCAGCACTTAACTCCAACTTGGTACTTGTGTCTACGACCATTCCATCTGTTAATGTTGTTTCTGATGGAGAAGTGAGTTCTACTGTTGACTGTTTACCTATGTTGACTGAGTGGGAAGATGTAGTTTTACTGCCAGCATCTCAGGCTGAACAAGATAAAGATTGTGTGCCTCATGTTAGGAACACAAATGTAGAGACTTCATTTAATTCTGGAGAGAGATCAATAGTTTTAGAAGAACCAGAAACCCTTAGTTATGAAAACTTTGACGATCTCAAGGAAACTCCTCAAAACTTTGAGACACCTAAGTCTATTGTGTATAAGAGTCCTCACAGTACAGTCTATAATGTAAAAGAAGCCAAACATCCAAGTTCAGATGCTTCTGCTTTTAAATTGCCCGAATACAAACCATTTACCATCAACAGTCTTAATGCCAATGCCTCACATCCTTCGGTTTTGAGGAAACAACCTCTTCTTTTAGGTGGTACTAAAAGGAATTCATCTAGTCCCCCAGCTTTCCCACGAGCCAAAAAGCAGACCTTCACTATTCATGATGAAAAGTCTGCATCATCTACGTGCTCCCCAGGAACTTCTTCCCGGAAAGTTCTTTCCTCTGTATTGACATCCACAGTTAACCTACAAGAGCCTTGGGAGAGCGGGAAGATGACACCTCCCTTATGCAAGTGTGGCAGAAGGTCTAAGCGGCTTGTTGTTTCCAATAATGGGCCAAACCATGGGAAAGCCTTCTACTGTTGCCCTGTTGGGAAGttccaagaagacagaaaatgctgCAGTTATTTTAAATGGGAACAAACACTTCAAAAGGAAAGAGCCAATAGCAGAGCTCTGTCTCGTTCCTCAGGACTCACTTTTAGCTCTCCAGACACAAGTCATATTCATGATAGAAATTTAAGTTTTCCTATTAAAAATTCTTTACGACTCAGACCTTCAATGAGAAATTGA
- the Acsm3 gene encoding acyl-coenzyme A synthetase ACSM3, mitochondrial isoform X4 codes for MAMLLHAKCLQRLAIPGPLRVLYKDYRTATPQNFSNYESMKQDFKLEIPEHFNFAKDVLDQWSSVEKAGGRLSNPAFWWIDGNGGEVRWGFEELGSLSRKFANILTEACSLQRGDRVMVILPKIPEWWLANVACLRTGTVLIPGTTQLTQKDILYRLQSSKAKCIITDDALAPAVDAVAAKCENLTSKLIVSQHSREGWGNLKEMMRHASDNHTCVNTRHNEMMAIYFTSGTTGHPKMIGHTHSSFGLGLSVNGRFWLDLTDSDVMWNTSDTGWAKCAWSSVFSPWIQGACVFAHYLPRFEQTSILQTLSKFPITVFCSAPTAYRMLVQNDTISYKFKSLKHCVSAGEPINPEVMEQWRRKTGLDIYEGYGQTETVLICGNFKGMKIKPGSMGKPSPAFDVKILDENGAILPPGKEGDIGVQVLPERPFGLFTHYVDNPSKTASTLRGNYYITGDRGYMDEDGYFWFVARSDDVILSSGYRIGPFEVESALIEHPSIAESAVVSSPDPVRGEVVKAFIVLNPDYKSHDQEQLKKEIQEHVKKTTAPYKYPRKVEFIEELPKTVSGKVKRNELRKKEWKTI; via the exons ATGGCAATGTTACTTCATGCTAAGTGTTTGCAGCGCCTAGCAATTCCTGGTCCTCTAAGAGTCTTGTATAAAGATTACAGAACAGCAACCCCTCAGAACTTTTCCAACTATGAATCCATGAAACAGGACTTCAAACTAGAGATTCCAGAGCATTTCAATTTTGCAAAAGATGTCCTGGACCAATGGAGCAGTGTGGAAAAG GCTGGAGGGAGACTTTCCAACCCAGCCTTCTGGTGGATAgatggaaatggaggagaagtgaGATGGGGTTTTGAAGAACTCGGATCTTTATCCAGGAAATTTGCCAACATACTCACAGAAGCCTGTTCCTTGCAAAGGGGAGACCGAGTAATGGTGATTCTGCCCAAGATCCCAGAGTGGTGGCTTGCAAATGTGGCCTGTCTGCGAACAG GGACAGTTTTAATTCCGGGAACCACTCagctgacccagaaagacatccTCTACAGACTACAGTCTTCAAAAGCAAAGTGCATTATTACTGATGATGCCTTAGCCCCAGCAGTAGATGCTGTGGCAGCTAAATGTGAAAATCTTACCTCCAAACTCATTGTgtctcagcactccagagaaGGGTGGGGGAACCTCAAGGAGATGATGAG ACATGCCAGCGACAACCATACCTGCGTGAACACAAGGCACAATGAGATGATGGCCATCTACTTCACCAGTGGGACAACCGGGCATCCTAAGATGATCGGACATACCCACAGCAGTTTTGGTTTAGGATTATCTGTCAACGGAAG ATTCTGGCTGGATTTGACAGACTCAGATGTGATGTGGAATACGTCAGACACAGGTTGGGCAAAGTGTGCATGGAGTAGTGTTTTTTCTCCATGGATCCAAGgagcatgtgtgtttgcacactaTTTGCCCCGTTTCGAGCAGACTTCCATCTTGCAA ACCCTCTCCAAGTTCCCCATCACTGTCTTCTGTTCTGCGCCAACTGCCTACCGAATGCTTGTACAGAATGATACAATCAG CTATAAGTTCAAAAGCTTGAAgcactgtgtgagtgctggggaacCAATCAACCCTGAAGTGATGGAGcaatggagaaggaagacaggccTAGACATCTACGAAGGATACGGACAGACAGAAACG GTGCTGATCTGTGGAAATTTCAAAGGGATGAAAATTAAGCCTGGCTCAATGGGAAAGCCTTCTCCTGCCTTTGATGTGAAG ATTTTAGATGAAAATGGTGCTATTCTTCCTCCTGGAAAAGAAGGGGACATTGGTGTTCAAGTTCTTCCTGAGCGACCATTTGGCCTTTTTACTCATTATGTA GATAATCCTTCAAAAACAGCCTCAACTCTACGAGGGAATTATTACATCACTGGGGACAGGGGCTATATGGATGAAGATGGCTATTTCTGGTTTGTTGCCAGATCAGACGATGTTATATTATCCTCTGG CTACCGGATTGGACCATTTGAAGTAGAAAGTGCCCTGATAGAACATCCTTCCATCGCAGAATCAGCTGTTGTCAGCAGCCCAGACCCTGTCAGAGGAGAG GTAGTAAAGGCTTTTATTGTTCTGAATCCTGATTACAAGTCACATGATCAAGAGCAACTGAAAAAGGAGATTCAGGAGCACGTGAAAAAGACTACAGCGCCTTACAAATACCCCAGAAAG GTGGAATTCATTGAAGAACTGCCAAAGACTGTCAGTGGGAAGGTCAAAAGAAATGAACTgaggaaaaaagaatggaaaactaTTTAA
- the Acsm3 gene encoding acyl-coenzyme A synthetase ACSM3, mitochondrial isoform X3 translates to MAMLLHAKCLQRLAIPGPLRVLYKDYRTATPQNFSNYESMKQDFKLEIPEHFNFAKDVLDQWSSVEKAGGRLSNPAFWWIDGNGGEVRWGFEELGSLSRKFANILTEACSLQRGDRVMVILPKIPEWWLANVACLRTGTVLIPGTTQLTQKDILYRLQSSKAKCIITDDALAPAVDAVAAKCENLTSKLIVSQHSREGWGNLKEMMRHASDNHTCVNTRHNEMMAIYFTSGTTGHPKMIGHTHSSFGLGLSVNGRFWLDLTDSDVMWNTSDTGWAKCAWSSVFSPWIQGACVFAHYLPRFEQTSILQTLSKFPITVFCSAPTAYRMLVQNDTIRSYKFKSLKHCVSAGEPINPEVMEQWRRKTGLDIYEGYGQTETVLICGNFKGMKIKPGSMGKPSPAFDVKILDENGAILPPGKEGDIGVQVLPERPFGLFTHYVDNPSKTASTLRGNYYITGDRGYMDEDGYFWFVARSDDVILSSGYRIGPFEVESALIEHPSIAESAVVSSPDPVRGEVVKAFIVLNPDYKSHDQEQLKKEIQEHVKKTTAPYKYPRKVEFIEELPKTVSGKVKRNELRKKEWKTI, encoded by the exons ATGGCAATGTTACTTCATGCTAAGTGTTTGCAGCGCCTAGCAATTCCTGGTCCTCTAAGAGTCTTGTATAAAGATTACAGAACAGCAACCCCTCAGAACTTTTCCAACTATGAATCCATGAAACAGGACTTCAAACTAGAGATTCCAGAGCATTTCAATTTTGCAAAAGATGTCCTGGACCAATGGAGCAGTGTGGAAAAG GCTGGAGGGAGACTTTCCAACCCAGCCTTCTGGTGGATAgatggaaatggaggagaagtgaGATGGGGTTTTGAAGAACTCGGATCTTTATCCAGGAAATTTGCCAACATACTCACAGAAGCCTGTTCCTTGCAAAGGGGAGACCGAGTAATGGTGATTCTGCCCAAGATCCCAGAGTGGTGGCTTGCAAATGTGGCCTGTCTGCGAACAG GGACAGTTTTAATTCCGGGAACCACTCagctgacccagaaagacatccTCTACAGACTACAGTCTTCAAAAGCAAAGTGCATTATTACTGATGATGCCTTAGCCCCAGCAGTAGATGCTGTGGCAGCTAAATGTGAAAATCTTACCTCCAAACTCATTGTgtctcagcactccagagaaGGGTGGGGGAACCTCAAGGAGATGATGAG ACATGCCAGCGACAACCATACCTGCGTGAACACAAGGCACAATGAGATGATGGCCATCTACTTCACCAGTGGGACAACCGGGCATCCTAAGATGATCGGACATACCCACAGCAGTTTTGGTTTAGGATTATCTGTCAACGGAAG ATTCTGGCTGGATTTGACAGACTCAGATGTGATGTGGAATACGTCAGACACAGGTTGGGCAAAGTGTGCATGGAGTAGTGTTTTTTCTCCATGGATCCAAGgagcatgtgtgtttgcacactaTTTGCCCCGTTTCGAGCAGACTTCCATCTTGCAA ACCCTCTCCAAGTTCCCCATCACTGTCTTCTGTTCTGCGCCAACTGCCTACCGAATGCTTGTACAGAATGATACAATCAG AAGCTATAAGTTCAAAAGCTTGAAgcactgtgtgagtgctggggaacCAATCAACCCTGAAGTGATGGAGcaatggagaaggaagacaggccTAGACATCTACGAAGGATACGGACAGACAGAAACG GTGCTGATCTGTGGAAATTTCAAAGGGATGAAAATTAAGCCTGGCTCAATGGGAAAGCCTTCTCCTGCCTTTGATGTGAAG ATTTTAGATGAAAATGGTGCTATTCTTCCTCCTGGAAAAGAAGGGGACATTGGTGTTCAAGTTCTTCCTGAGCGACCATTTGGCCTTTTTACTCATTATGTA GATAATCCTTCAAAAACAGCCTCAACTCTACGAGGGAATTATTACATCACTGGGGACAGGGGCTATATGGATGAAGATGGCTATTTCTGGTTTGTTGCCAGATCAGACGATGTTATATTATCCTCTGG CTACCGGATTGGACCATTTGAAGTAGAAAGTGCCCTGATAGAACATCCTTCCATCGCAGAATCAGCTGTTGTCAGCAGCCCAGACCCTGTCAGAGGAGAG GTAGTAAAGGCTTTTATTGTTCTGAATCCTGATTACAAGTCACATGATCAAGAGCAACTGAAAAAGGAGATTCAGGAGCACGTGAAAAAGACTACAGCGCCTTACAAATACCCCAGAAAG GTGGAATTCATTGAAGAACTGCCAAAGACTGTCAGTGGGAAGGTCAAAAGAAATGAACTgaggaaaaaagaatggaaaactaTTTAA
- the Acsm3 gene encoding acyl-coenzyme A synthetase ACSM3, mitochondrial isoform X1 has product MAMLLHAKCLQRLAIPGPLRVLYKDYRTATPQNFSNYESMKQDFKLEIPEHFNFAKDVLDQWSSVEKAGGRLSNPAFWWIDGNGGEVRWGFEELGSLSRKFANILTEACSLQRGDRVMVILPKIPEWWLANVACLRTGTVLIPGTTQLTQKDILYRLQSSKAKCIITDDALAPAVDAVAAKCENLTSKLIVSQHSREGWGNLKEMMRHASDNHTCVNTRHNEMMAIYFTSGTTGHPKMIGHTHSSFGLGLSVNGRFWLDLTDSDVMWNTSDTGWAKCAWSSVFSPWIQGACVFAHYLPRFEQTSILQTLSKFPITVFCSAPTAYRMLVQNDTIRSYKFKSLKHCVSAGEPINPEVMEQWRRKTGLDIYEGYGQTETVLICGNFKGMKIKPGSMGKPSPAFDVKILDENGAILPPGKEGDIGVQVLPERPFGLFTHYVDNPSKTASTLRGNYYITGDRGYMDEDGYFWFVARSDDVILSSGYRIGPFEVESALIEHPSIAESAVVSSPDPVRGEVVKAFIVLNPDYKSHDQEQLKKEIQEHVKKTTAPYKYPRKVGSLASPAFVQCFGKGLAICFFLFKMTSPLKHAIQKVPNRTNDNRQ; this is encoded by the exons ATGGCAATGTTACTTCATGCTAAGTGTTTGCAGCGCCTAGCAATTCCTGGTCCTCTAAGAGTCTTGTATAAAGATTACAGAACAGCAACCCCTCAGAACTTTTCCAACTATGAATCCATGAAACAGGACTTCAAACTAGAGATTCCAGAGCATTTCAATTTTGCAAAAGATGTCCTGGACCAATGGAGCAGTGTGGAAAAG GCTGGAGGGAGACTTTCCAACCCAGCCTTCTGGTGGATAgatggaaatggaggagaagtgaGATGGGGTTTTGAAGAACTCGGATCTTTATCCAGGAAATTTGCCAACATACTCACAGAAGCCTGTTCCTTGCAAAGGGGAGACCGAGTAATGGTGATTCTGCCCAAGATCCCAGAGTGGTGGCTTGCAAATGTGGCCTGTCTGCGAACAG GGACAGTTTTAATTCCGGGAACCACTCagctgacccagaaagacatccTCTACAGACTACAGTCTTCAAAAGCAAAGTGCATTATTACTGATGATGCCTTAGCCCCAGCAGTAGATGCTGTGGCAGCTAAATGTGAAAATCTTACCTCCAAACTCATTGTgtctcagcactccagagaaGGGTGGGGGAACCTCAAGGAGATGATGAG ACATGCCAGCGACAACCATACCTGCGTGAACACAAGGCACAATGAGATGATGGCCATCTACTTCACCAGTGGGACAACCGGGCATCCTAAGATGATCGGACATACCCACAGCAGTTTTGGTTTAGGATTATCTGTCAACGGAAG ATTCTGGCTGGATTTGACAGACTCAGATGTGATGTGGAATACGTCAGACACAGGTTGGGCAAAGTGTGCATGGAGTAGTGTTTTTTCTCCATGGATCCAAGgagcatgtgtgtttgcacactaTTTGCCCCGTTTCGAGCAGACTTCCATCTTGCAA ACCCTCTCCAAGTTCCCCATCACTGTCTTCTGTTCTGCGCCAACTGCCTACCGAATGCTTGTACAGAATGATACAATCAG AAGCTATAAGTTCAAAAGCTTGAAgcactgtgtgagtgctggggaacCAATCAACCCTGAAGTGATGGAGcaatggagaaggaagacaggccTAGACATCTACGAAGGATACGGACAGACAGAAACG GTGCTGATCTGTGGAAATTTCAAAGGGATGAAAATTAAGCCTGGCTCAATGGGAAAGCCTTCTCCTGCCTTTGATGTGAAG ATTTTAGATGAAAATGGTGCTATTCTTCCTCCTGGAAAAGAAGGGGACATTGGTGTTCAAGTTCTTCCTGAGCGACCATTTGGCCTTTTTACTCATTATGTA GATAATCCTTCAAAAACAGCCTCAACTCTACGAGGGAATTATTACATCACTGGGGACAGGGGCTATATGGATGAAGATGGCTATTTCTGGTTTGTTGCCAGATCAGACGATGTTATATTATCCTCTGG CTACCGGATTGGACCATTTGAAGTAGAAAGTGCCCTGATAGAACATCCTTCCATCGCAGAATCAGCTGTTGTCAGCAGCCCAGACCCTGTCAGAGGAGAG GTAGTAAAGGCTTTTATTGTTCTGAATCCTGATTACAAGTCACATGATCAAGAGCAACTGAAAAAGGAGATTCAGGAGCACGTGAAAAAGACTACAGCGCCTTACAAATACCCCAGAAAGGTGGGTAGCCTTGCTTCACCTGCATTTGTTCAGTGCTTTGGAAAAGGTTTGGctatttgttttttcctttttaaaatgaccTCTCCCCTTAAACATGCTATACAAAAGGTTCCCAACAGAACTAATGATAatagacaataa
- the Acsm3 gene encoding acyl-coenzyme A synthetase ACSM3, mitochondrial isoform X2, translating into MAMLLHAKCLQRLAIPGPLRVLYKDYRTATPQNFSNYESMKQDFKLEIPEHFNFAKDVLDQWSSVEKAGGRLSNPAFWWIDGNGGEVRWGFEELGSLSRKFANILTEACSLQRGDRVMVILPKIPEWWLANVACLRTGTVLIPGTTQLTQKDILYRLQSSKAKCIITDDALAPAVDAVAAKCENLTSKLIVSQHSREGWGNLKEMMRHASDNHTCVNTRHNEMMAIYFTSGTTGHPKMIGHTHSSFGLGLSVNGRFWLDLTDSDVMWNTSDTGWAKCAWSSVFSPWIQGACVFAHYLPRFEQTSILQTLSKFPITVFCSAPTAYRMLVQNDTISYKFKSLKHCVSAGEPINPEVMEQWRRKTGLDIYEGYGQTETVLICGNFKGMKIKPGSMGKPSPAFDVKILDENGAILPPGKEGDIGVQVLPERPFGLFTHYVDNPSKTASTLRGNYYITGDRGYMDEDGYFWFVARSDDVILSSGYRIGPFEVESALIEHPSIAESAVVSSPDPVRGEVVKAFIVLNPDYKSHDQEQLKKEIQEHVKKTTAPYKYPRKVGSLASPAFVQCFGKGLAICFFLFKMTSPLKHAIQKVPNRTNDNRQ; encoded by the exons ATGGCAATGTTACTTCATGCTAAGTGTTTGCAGCGCCTAGCAATTCCTGGTCCTCTAAGAGTCTTGTATAAAGATTACAGAACAGCAACCCCTCAGAACTTTTCCAACTATGAATCCATGAAACAGGACTTCAAACTAGAGATTCCAGAGCATTTCAATTTTGCAAAAGATGTCCTGGACCAATGGAGCAGTGTGGAAAAG GCTGGAGGGAGACTTTCCAACCCAGCCTTCTGGTGGATAgatggaaatggaggagaagtgaGATGGGGTTTTGAAGAACTCGGATCTTTATCCAGGAAATTTGCCAACATACTCACAGAAGCCTGTTCCTTGCAAAGGGGAGACCGAGTAATGGTGATTCTGCCCAAGATCCCAGAGTGGTGGCTTGCAAATGTGGCCTGTCTGCGAACAG GGACAGTTTTAATTCCGGGAACCACTCagctgacccagaaagacatccTCTACAGACTACAGTCTTCAAAAGCAAAGTGCATTATTACTGATGATGCCTTAGCCCCAGCAGTAGATGCTGTGGCAGCTAAATGTGAAAATCTTACCTCCAAACTCATTGTgtctcagcactccagagaaGGGTGGGGGAACCTCAAGGAGATGATGAG ACATGCCAGCGACAACCATACCTGCGTGAACACAAGGCACAATGAGATGATGGCCATCTACTTCACCAGTGGGACAACCGGGCATCCTAAGATGATCGGACATACCCACAGCAGTTTTGGTTTAGGATTATCTGTCAACGGAAG ATTCTGGCTGGATTTGACAGACTCAGATGTGATGTGGAATACGTCAGACACAGGTTGGGCAAAGTGTGCATGGAGTAGTGTTTTTTCTCCATGGATCCAAGgagcatgtgtgtttgcacactaTTTGCCCCGTTTCGAGCAGACTTCCATCTTGCAA ACCCTCTCCAAGTTCCCCATCACTGTCTTCTGTTCTGCGCCAACTGCCTACCGAATGCTTGTACAGAATGATACAATCAG CTATAAGTTCAAAAGCTTGAAgcactgtgtgagtgctggggaacCAATCAACCCTGAAGTGATGGAGcaatggagaaggaagacaggccTAGACATCTACGAAGGATACGGACAGACAGAAACG GTGCTGATCTGTGGAAATTTCAAAGGGATGAAAATTAAGCCTGGCTCAATGGGAAAGCCTTCTCCTGCCTTTGATGTGAAG ATTTTAGATGAAAATGGTGCTATTCTTCCTCCTGGAAAAGAAGGGGACATTGGTGTTCAAGTTCTTCCTGAGCGACCATTTGGCCTTTTTACTCATTATGTA GATAATCCTTCAAAAACAGCCTCAACTCTACGAGGGAATTATTACATCACTGGGGACAGGGGCTATATGGATGAAGATGGCTATTTCTGGTTTGTTGCCAGATCAGACGATGTTATATTATCCTCTGG CTACCGGATTGGACCATTTGAAGTAGAAAGTGCCCTGATAGAACATCCTTCCATCGCAGAATCAGCTGTTGTCAGCAGCCCAGACCCTGTCAGAGGAGAG GTAGTAAAGGCTTTTATTGTTCTGAATCCTGATTACAAGTCACATGATCAAGAGCAACTGAAAAAGGAGATTCAGGAGCACGTGAAAAAGACTACAGCGCCTTACAAATACCCCAGAAAGGTGGGTAGCCTTGCTTCACCTGCATTTGTTCAGTGCTTTGGAAAAGGTTTGGctatttgttttttcctttttaaaatgaccTCTCCCCTTAAACATGCTATACAAAAGGTTCCCAACAGAACTAATGATAatagacaataa